Within Vicia villosa cultivar HV-30 ecotype Madison, WI linkage group LG1, Vvil1.0, whole genome shotgun sequence, the genomic segment ATCGGAGGCACTGGAACAAATCTAGCGATATAAGGAGCTTGGAGTAGATTTGTATGTAGTGGAGTCTCTTCTAGTTGATTCGCAACACCTTGTGAAGGAGGTGGAGGTGGTTGATTGATCGCTGCTTAAGCAGTAACAGTGGCAGTAACGACTTCGCGTGTTGCAGCGAAACAAGTAGCTTTTGATCCGCTCTTTACTGAGATGTTAGGAAGTTAGTGATCTGTAAATTCAGGAAATCAAAGTTGATGTGGTGCTTGATAAGGTCAATGCAGTAGACCTTAATGTTCGATTCAAGGTACTATTGATTCGATAAACTGAAAatgttgggtgagaatatggatAAGAAACAGTCTATACGGGGGGCGAGTATACCTCccaattaaaattttcttttataatagTTTGAAAAACTTTTATCTTAGTTTTTCAAACAAAAGTGATTTTTGCATGGCAGGAGCAAACTTTAGTGTAAAATATATTATGCatatcgattaaaattggtatgTAGTGACTTAAgtcattcacaacacaattaagATTTACACACAAATTCAACCAAAAGTACAAACTATTAAATGTATTGTTCAATTATACAACCAGAGTTTTCCGTTTGCTTTTCAACAAAACCAAAATGAAGTACCAATTCTAACAAAACATACACGTTTACAATGAATCTCTACCAAAAGAAATCAAATGGCATGCAATTCTTGAAAGCAATAAAGAACAACCTAATCATGCAATATTTTACGAAATTAAAATGAGGGAGAAAAAGAGAgatagagtgagagagagagagagagagaagggtaCACCAGGATTTATAGTGGTTCAACAACCGTCCTCGCTAAGCTTAATCCATTCTACAATGGTTGCCCATTGAAAATTGCTCGTCTTACAATAATATTTGCGACGAAATTATAATAGTTCGCACAATTTaatgttgaaaaataaatttcttcTTTATGGATCTTTGACTTGTACACAGTCCACGAACTGAACTCTATGTGAAATTTTTACTCGAGACCGCTTCTTGAATCTTCATGCCTCAACGACCTGCTCCTAAGTCTCCGTTCCGCGATGATATTTATTTAATCCCTCTGGTATCTTGAGTTTTGGTCTGTTCGAATATTGAGAAGAACTCTTATCATGTCTGAAGGCTTCCACACAACACTACCAATGACAACCTTCAGATAAAAACCTCCTTGTTTTCTATTGTAATTGTCAAAACCAATCACCACACCACACACCTTGTGAACCTCTAAAATCATAAACAAATATTCAAAGAAGTagtaaattaaaaaatgaatctCCTAAACAATCATGAATCTCTAAAGATAAGATTCAGATCCATGCAACAATAGAAAAAAGTAAGGTAGAATATGAAAGAAGTTATTTTCAAGTGTTCACACAATGCATCCCCCTAAATGTAGCTGAGACTACAACATCAAAAAGTTTAGAGTCGATGAATCGAGGAGCAAATACGCGATTGtggaacaggaaccaatagtcgATTCTCACAGACGGCGCCACTTTTCCGTTGTAGAACCAGAACTAATTGATGAATTGGGGGCTGTGGAGGATCACGATGGATCTGAGCTTCCAATGCGGTGAAGAGAGGGATGACTTGTAAGATTAGCACTTCAACGCTTAATTCAGCATGTGAGGGAGAAGAGTGAAAGTGaattaaatttgaaattgtgTACTAGATAAGTTGCACTCGTACCACTACAAGAAAAAGTTGAATTTGCCAGGGATATTTGCCAGGGGTAAAACACCTCACAAAAAACCAATGTTGCTTGGGGTGAAGCCCCTCGCAAAGCTAAATTCAGGTTaacagaaaaaaattaattatagctTAGGGAAACCCCTCGCAAAAGAGAAAGAgggaaatttaaattttgaaaaaaccaTTTTCCGAGGGGCAACCCCTGGCAAATGGGAATGGCGCTAAAAAGTCAAATCAGGCATAGCATTTTGGCAGATTTTAGCGAGGGGACACCCCTCCCAATAAACCACTAGTACATTAGCGAGGGGGTGCCCCACGCAAAATTGTACCGTTCTGCTGTTACAGACTGCGCGTGCAGTTCATGTTTCCAACGTTTCTTTTTAGCGAGGGGCTACCCCACGGAAAATTGTACCGTTTGATTAGCGAGGGGGTGCCCCTCGGAAAtaataacatcataattaattcacgCAACCACCGCTTTTGTTACCGTTCCAGAGTTTTCTTTATCTCTTCTTCCTTCCCTTCCTCATTCACTTATAATTAGTTCCCCAAATTTTTTTCTTCTGcaaatattcttcttcttcttcccttcatCTTCTCTTCTGCAAATATTGTTCTTCTTGGTGAGTAAACATAATTATTCTGttatgttataattttatttttatagttaaTTTGTAAtcgaaattttaatattatttcttgtttttcatgtATCAAATGATTTGCTTAAAGGGAGCAGAATTTTGGAACTCAAAGCATCAAGAAACACAACCATTTGTTCATCAATTCCAGGTACACATTACtaaactttttatatattttgtatgtaTTTAAAAGGTGCAGTAGATATATTTGGTGtttatatatttgattttgtgtgtttttttatttgtataataataatataaactattatttttttaaaaagttaatttcgaaattattattatttattagatatttatatattattaactgTATAACAATATTTGgtgtatatattatataaactgttaaattaaaaaaatagtatataaatttATTGTGTTATGTTAGAAATTTATTGTGTTAATTTTAAAGAGTGTATATTTATGTGTATTTATGTGTATTTTCGTTTTTTTAAGTAAATATAAAGAttgtatatttattaatttcaaaaaatgatatttttttattttagaaaaaaaactgtatttttatatactgtcaaaatatttatttatataaaacaatttttttatattagttaaatcaaaacaaaaaacagtatataatttatagtttatataAAACAGTTTATTTAATGcttaaaataaataagaacaGTGTATAAAAATAATCTGTTTTAAAAAAGagtatataaaaatatcttttatattttaaattgtttaaaataatatataaaaaacagtGTATAAAAACAAACTatgtgtttttaaaaattaaaatagaatatttattttgtatagtttataatatgtatatatatatatatatatatatatatatatatatatatatattaaacattatacaaaaataaaatttttaaaaaaacaatgtaTAAAAAAGTAGTATAACATTttgcaaaatataaaaaataatatatatgttttaaaaagtatattttgtatataatataaaaaagtacTCCACAAAAACAATATGTTTAAAAAAacagtatataaaaaaaatagtatattacAACCCTCAAAGTTTATGTGATTTTTTGTATGAGTTTTTTTAAAAAGCATTgcaaatatatattcatataatagttttaaaaatagtatgtatttaaaaaattaaaattaaaattaaaattatatttggtAGTTTATAAAAAGTAGTATATAAAAATTGTATGTAGCATGCCATTACCCATGCATATGGGGACAGGTGGATCTGGTAGCTTGCCATTACCCATGTATATGGAGACAGGTGGATCTAGCATGCCATTACCCATCCCTTCAGAGGATGATACCAGTGCTCCTGGAGATACCAGTGCTCCTGGAGATACCAGCGCTCATGGAGATACTAGTGCTGAGGAGCAAACGAAGAGGAAgcgtattttgaaaaaaaatacgaCTCAAAAAATTAAGTATCATGAGGGCAGACTAGTCATTTATCCCGATGCAGGATCGTAAgtctttgtgtttttatattatattttaaatatgagttttatttaatcaatactaactcaagatttttgttgtttagaaTTGTTCCCTCACATCAGGCAGTATCGATCATAACAAATATTATTAAAGAGAAGTACACACAATTCTGGCCGTCTTATGGAGCTGTACATGAAGATGATAAGGAAAAATGGTTTCAGGCATTTAAGGTATAATTTACTTATTCATTTTgacatttcctttttaatttttgtgatattcatgattctactttatttaatatttttaaattcatacaaCAATGTAGGAGTATTGTATTTGGGATGTTAGAGATGAGGCCGCGATTAAAGAAAACTTTCACTCAAAATGTGCTGCTCGATTTTCTGATACTATGAGGAATGTTAGACTGAAATGGGAAGCAAAAGGGACACGTCCACGTTGGATAGGAGAAGATATATTCCCAAAGCTTATTGATCATTGGAATTCTGATAAGTTTAAGGAAATATCGGAGCaggcaaagaaaaatagagcatCTGAAGTTGGTGGCTGCAACTACGCAGCAGGAAGTATTAGTGTGGCTGAAGTTGCGCGAAGAATggtatataaatttattaattttttattaaatctattaTTTAAATGTTGCATTAtgtatgattaattttttttacttatttagcgTGAAGAATTAGGCAGAACTCCACTTCTTAATGAGCTTCACATGGAGACTCATCTCAAGAGAAATGGAGAGTTTATTGACGAGCGCGCAAAAATCACACAAGtaagttatttttatatcaaagatattttatttatatcttttatatgtacatagtttatttgaatcatgataacatttaatttttttataggagaatTTTGATAAAGAACTTGCCCTAAAGTTGTCAGAGCATCCTGAAATACCTGAACCACCACCGGGGTATCCTGTTGACCCTAGTATTGGTTTTCAAACTTGGTATAAGGTTTCAGgtggaaagaagaaaaatgggaGAGTGTATTGTGCTGGAGGGTATTCCAAAAATATCAAGCGGCGTAGTAGAGATTTCAAAATGAGATATGCTGATGGAGAAGGATCATCCACTCCACCTATATTAACCGCCGAAATGCTTGAAACTGTGAGAAACTTGGCAAATACTAAGGCAGCACAACAAGTAGCAGCaagaaatttggaaattgaagagatgaagagaaaacaattagagatgcaggaggaaatgcaaagaagagaaagagaattacGGGAAGAAATGAGGAGAGAATTTCAGGAAGAATTGAGGAGGCAAGCACAAGAGTATCAAGAAGCAATGCGAATTGCAAATGAGCGGTCACAAAGGTTTGATCAATTTTTTGCTTCACAGAATATGGGTGGTGGTGGATTTGGAGGAACTAGTGGATATGGAGGAGctgatgaagaagaggaggaacaaGATGGGGGGAATAATTAAAttttcatatttatgtttattttaatttgtatggaacaatttgtgttaacttttttttttttaagcaagggaTTATATTAATAGAGAACTAGGGGTTCTCAACCCGATTACAAAGATCAACGGGAACACccgacaaaaagaaaattacaagccAATTACACTTACGAAAGGAAGCCCAAAGGGTCCTTACAAAAATCGTAGAAGTTGTAATTGGAATTAGTAATATTCCCGCAAAAAGACCAACGCCACACCGTAAGCTTTATATTCCAAACAATATTATTTACGCTCCAACCATCATTCCGGAAACAAACGCCATTTCTAGCAATCCAAAGACACCAAGTAACCGCTAACCAAACCATTCCCAATTTACACTTCTTAACTTTCATGAGTTTAAAGAATGAATGCCACTCCATAAAACTAGGTAAACATTCATCCTCCATTCTATCTCCTATACCAACCCATAATGCTATGTCATTCCAAATCCTTTTTACCACCCAACAAACAAAAAAAGTATGCCTAGCCTTTTCTACATCCACACCacaaaaagaacaaaataaattCTCTAAGGGGAGAGAGATACCTCTAATCAACAATAAATCCTTTGTAGGTAGTCTATTGTGAAATAATCTCCAACCGAACGCCTTGATCTTGAACGGAACTTCCAACTTCCACAAAATCCCAAAAGCTTCATAACTTTTACTAGGAGGGCCAAAAGGAGTTAAACTcttcaaaagaaaagaataacaAGAAGCTACCGAAAACTCAAGATCCTCGTTGTTGCACCACTCCACTTCATCTCTCCCCTCATTCCGGCCTTCCGCACCGTCCAAGTAACTCCTCAAAACCGCCCCCTCCCCTCCATGAGTATCCGCCTCTAAACCGAAATCTCCCCATTTCCATCCGTCACAACTCCACCCTCCCATTGCCGCCACGGAAACAATTTTTAATTTAGATGCTTCGAATAGGTCCGGAAAAAGGACTTTCAAAGGAGCTCCTCCCCACCACTTAGCAAACCAAAAAGGGGTATTAAAACCATTGTTAATGGAAAAACTACAACATTCTACAATCGGGTCACAATACCTACCATGGGAAATATTAATGAGATCCCTCCACCAAAAAGAACTACTCAAAGAAGGGGACGGCCCCTTATCCCCACTCAACATCTTGTAAGAAAGATCACCATAGCGGGCTTTCAATATAGAGAACCAAAGGGAATCGGTGCCTTGAAGAATCTTCCACCTCCATTTGAAAAGAAGAGCCAAattaaacaaagcaatatttttaacTCCCAAACCTCCCTTATCAAAAGAGAGATTTACATCCgcccacttcacccaatgaatcTTCTTTTTATTCTCCACTCCCCCCCATAGAAAATTACTTTGAATGGTGGTAAGCTTTCTTAACACTTTCGGAGGGACTTTGTAAAAGGACATAGTGAAAATGGCTAAAGAACTAAGAACAGATTTAAGAAGAGTGATTCTACCTCCCAAATTAAGAAACCGGTTCGTCCACCCTTCCAAGCgattcttcatcttcaacacAAGCGGGTTCCAAGTATTTTCCTTCCTAGGATTAAAGCCGATAGGAATACCGAGGAAGTAAAAATTGCTCTCTTCCACTTTGCAAGAAAGGACATGGGAGGCCGCATCCAAGAAATGGGTATTAGAATTAATTCCAATAAGCTTGCTTTTTTGGTAATTAATTCCGAGGCCCGAAACCACCTCAAACGCACGGAGCACCACCTTAATAGCCCTAATATGCTTCCAACTACCTTCCCCCACTAGtagagtatcatccgcaaattgaagaatatccaccCCACACGATCTCTTAATGTCAAATCTAGCATAATCCCCATTCTCCATAGACCTTTTCACCAAAGCCGATAAACCTTCGGcaaccaaaacaaaaagaaaaggtgagagAGGATCACCTTGTCTCAAACCTCTAGTAACCGCAAACTCTTTTGTTGGACTCCCATTGACAAGAATCGACATATTGCTATTAAACACCAATAGCTCCATCCACTTCAACCATCTTTGGCCAAATCCCATTCTTTTCATCATGTATCTCAAGAAATTCCAACTAACTTTGTCATAAGCTTTCTCAAAGTCAACTTTAAAAAGCATGCAATTTTTACCTTCCTTTCTTGCATAATCGACCACCTCATTCGCCACCAAGACACCGTCCAACAATTGTCTACcgggaacaaaagcactttggcaCTTAGAAATAATCGAAGATAGCACCTTTTTCAATCTCCCCGCCAAAAGCTTTGAAACCACTTTATACATGCAACCTACCAAGCAAATGGGTCGGTAATCCCCCAAAACTATCGGATTGGATTTCTTGGgaatcaaagtcaaaaaagaagaagtgatcGCTTTCGATATGGAGATTCCGTCAAAAAAGTACTTGAAATAACGAAAAAAATCTTCTTTAATAAAAGACCAACAATTCtttatgaaaagaaaagaataaccatccggacccggacttttGTCTCCCCCACACTCCCACACCGCCTCCTTAATTTCGACTTCTAAGAAAGGCCTCTCCAAATCCGCCGCTTCCAATGAATTGATAGATTTAAATTGAATTCCATCCAACACCGGCCGACTCTCCTCGGTTTCTAGGAATTTGTtctcaaaaaaattgaaaaccgCCTCTTTAACATCTTCAACCGAATCCACCAAACCCTCCGGAGTGACAAGAGGACCTAAATGATTAATCCTTCTCCTTTGTTTCATCACCTTATGGAAAAAGCCGCTATTTGAATCTCCCTCCTTAATCCACTTTACTCTAGATTTTTGAATGagcatgttttcttttattttcaagtTCCTCCAAAACTTTGCACAAGATTCCTTCCTTAAAGCAAAAACATCATCAAAAGAGGCATCGTTATCGGAAACTAACCTTTCATCGGCTATATTCATATCCCGGATTCCATCTTCCATTTCCAACTCAATCTTCCCAAAAACCTCTTTGTTCCATCTTCTAAGTTTGTCTTTTAATAAACGAAGCTTCTCCTTTAATATAAAATCTCCTCTACCTTCCACCTTCATGCT encodes:
- the LOC131647642 gene encoding uncharacterized protein LOC131647642 — translated: MHMGTGGSGSLPLPMYMETGGSSMPLPIPSEDDTSAPGDTSAPGDTSAHGDTSAEEQTKRKRILKKNTTQKIKYHEGRLVIYPDAGSIVPSHQAVSIITNIIKEKYTQFWPSYGAVHEDDKEKWFQAFKEYCIWDVRDEAAIKENFHSKCAARFSDTMRNVRLKWEAKGTRPRWIGEDIFPKLIDHWNSDKFKEISEQAKKNRASEVGGCNYAAGSISVAEVARRMREELGRTPLLNELHMETHLKRNGEFIDERAKITQENFDKELALKLSEHPEIPEPPPGYPVDPSIGFQTWYKVSGGKKKNGRVYCAGGYSKNIKRRSRDFKMRYADGEGSSTPPILTAEMLETVRNLANTKAAQQVAARNLEIEEMKRKQLEMQEEMQRRERELREEMRREFQEELRRQAQEYQEAMRIANERSQRFDQFFASQNMGGGGFGGTSGYGGADEEEEEQDGGNN